Proteins from one Ipomoea triloba cultivar NCNSP0323 chromosome 1, ASM357664v1 genomic window:
- the LOC116029890 gene encoding solanesyl diphosphate synthase 1, chloroplastic-like isoform X2, with protein sequence MMSVTYHNLEFGRSRLDFVGAGCCSNAAIDLHSVRKVANCVFGNVSRGFKARKLLCCRRDIGHCRVFCTETSGGLVNVAPASPPVLDLKDKPRSPVLLANMFGPVADDLLTLNKNLQSIVGAENPVLMSAAEQIFGAGGKRMRPALVFLVARATAEICDLKELTREHRRLAEIIEMIHTASLIHDDVLDESDMRRGKETVHQLYGTRVAVLAGDFMFAQSSWYLANLENLEVIKLISQVIKDFASGEIKQASGLFDCDVELEEYLIKSYYKTASLIAASTKGAAIFSGVDNEVCEQMYQYGRNLGLSFQIVDDILDFTQSAEQLGKPTGSDLAKGNLTAPVIFALEKEPKLRDMIESEFCETGSLEEAISIIKNCGGIERAQELAREKADLAIQNLKCLPPSPFRMGLEEMVKYNLERIE encoded by the exons ATGATGTCTGTGACCTACCATAATCTTGAGTTTGGGAGAAGTAGATTGGACTTTGTGGGTGCTGGGTGTTGTTCAAATGCCGCCATTGACTTGCACTCTGTGAGAAAGGTGGCCAATTGTGTGTTTGGGAATGTTAGCAGAGGCTTCAAGGCTCGGAAACTGCTGTGTTGCCGCCGTGATATCGGCCACTGCCGGGTGTTTTGCACCGAGACTTCCGGCGGTCTGGTTAATG TTGCACCTGCTTCTCCTCCTGTGTTGGATTTGAAGGATAAGCCCAGAAGCCCTGTGTTGCTAGCAAATATGTTTGGACCAGTTGCTGATGACCTCCTTACTCTAAACAAGAACTTACAGTCT ATTGTTGGTGCAGAAAACCCTGTTTTAATGTCTGCTGCGGAGCAGATTTTTGGTGCTGGTGGGAAAAGGATGAGACCTGCTTTGGTTTTCCTTGTTGCCCGAGCCACGGCAGAAATTTGTGACCTGAA GGAATTGACCAGAGAACATAGGCGGCTTGCTGAAATCATAGAAATGATCCACACTGCAAGTTTGATACACGATGATGTTTTGGATGAAAGTGACATGCGTAGAG GAAAAGAAACTGTCCATCAATTATATGGTACAAGGGTTGCAGTGCTGGCTGGCGATTTTATGTTTGCACAATCATCATGGTACCTAGCTAACCTTGAAAACCTTGAAGTCATAAAGCTCATAAGTCAG GTGATAAAAGATTTTGCGAGCGGCGAAATAAAGCAGGCATCGGGTTTATTCGACTGTGATGTTGAACTGGAGGAGTACTTGATCAAGAGTTACTACAAAACCGCTTCCTTGATTGCTGCTAGCACCAAAGGAGCTGCCATTTTTAGCGGGGTTGACAATGAGGTCTGCGAGCAGATGTATCAGTACGGGAGGAATCTTGGTCTGTCGTTCCAGATTGTCGATGACATATTGGACTTCACTCAATCAGCCGAGCAATTAGGGAAGCCGACTGGAAGTGACCTAGCAAAGGGGAACCTCACTGCACCAGTTATCTTCGCGCTAGAGAAGGAGCCAAAACTGAGGGATATGATCGAATCCGAGTTTTGTGAAACCGGATCTCTAGAGGAGGCCATCAGCATTATCAAGAACTGTGGAGGTATCGAGAGGGCTCAAGAGTTGGCGAGAGAGAAAGCCGATCTAGCAATTCAGAATCTCAAGTGTCTGCCTCCCAGTCCTTTCCGAATGGGGCTGGAGGAAATGGTGAAGTATAATCTCGAGAGAATTGAATAG
- the LOC116029890 gene encoding solanesyl diphosphate synthase 1, chloroplastic-like isoform X1, giving the protein MMSVTYHNLEFGRSRLDFVGAGCCSNAAIDLHSVRKVANCVFGNVSRGFKARKLLCCRRDIGHCRVFCTETSGGLVNAVAPASPPVLDLKDKPRSPVLLANMFGPVADDLLTLNKNLQSIVGAENPVLMSAAEQIFGAGGKRMRPALVFLVARATAEICDLKELTREHRRLAEIIEMIHTASLIHDDVLDESDMRRGKETVHQLYGTRVAVLAGDFMFAQSSWYLANLENLEVIKLISQVIKDFASGEIKQASGLFDCDVELEEYLIKSYYKTASLIAASTKGAAIFSGVDNEVCEQMYQYGRNLGLSFQIVDDILDFTQSAEQLGKPTGSDLAKGNLTAPVIFALEKEPKLRDMIESEFCETGSLEEAISIIKNCGGIERAQELAREKADLAIQNLKCLPPSPFRMGLEEMVKYNLERIE; this is encoded by the exons ATGATGTCTGTGACCTACCATAATCTTGAGTTTGGGAGAAGTAGATTGGACTTTGTGGGTGCTGGGTGTTGTTCAAATGCCGCCATTGACTTGCACTCTGTGAGAAAGGTGGCCAATTGTGTGTTTGGGAATGTTAGCAGAGGCTTCAAGGCTCGGAAACTGCTGTGTTGCCGCCGTGATATCGGCCACTGCCGGGTGTTTTGCACCGAGACTTCCGGCGGTCTGGTTAATG CAGTTGCACCTGCTTCTCCTCCTGTGTTGGATTTGAAGGATAAGCCCAGAAGCCCTGTGTTGCTAGCAAATATGTTTGGACCAGTTGCTGATGACCTCCTTACTCTAAACAAGAACTTACAGTCT ATTGTTGGTGCAGAAAACCCTGTTTTAATGTCTGCTGCGGAGCAGATTTTTGGTGCTGGTGGGAAAAGGATGAGACCTGCTTTGGTTTTCCTTGTTGCCCGAGCCACGGCAGAAATTTGTGACCTGAA GGAATTGACCAGAGAACATAGGCGGCTTGCTGAAATCATAGAAATGATCCACACTGCAAGTTTGATACACGATGATGTTTTGGATGAAAGTGACATGCGTAGAG GAAAAGAAACTGTCCATCAATTATATGGTACAAGGGTTGCAGTGCTGGCTGGCGATTTTATGTTTGCACAATCATCATGGTACCTAGCTAACCTTGAAAACCTTGAAGTCATAAAGCTCATAAGTCAG GTGATAAAAGATTTTGCGAGCGGCGAAATAAAGCAGGCATCGGGTTTATTCGACTGTGATGTTGAACTGGAGGAGTACTTGATCAAGAGTTACTACAAAACCGCTTCCTTGATTGCTGCTAGCACCAAAGGAGCTGCCATTTTTAGCGGGGTTGACAATGAGGTCTGCGAGCAGATGTATCAGTACGGGAGGAATCTTGGTCTGTCGTTCCAGATTGTCGATGACATATTGGACTTCACTCAATCAGCCGAGCAATTAGGGAAGCCGACTGGAAGTGACCTAGCAAAGGGGAACCTCACTGCACCAGTTATCTTCGCGCTAGAGAAGGAGCCAAAACTGAGGGATATGATCGAATCCGAGTTTTGTGAAACCGGATCTCTAGAGGAGGCCATCAGCATTATCAAGAACTGTGGAGGTATCGAGAGGGCTCAAGAGTTGGCGAGAGAGAAAGCCGATCTAGCAATTCAGAATCTCAAGTGTCTGCCTCCCAGTCCTTTCCGAATGGGGCTGGAGGAAATGGTGAAGTATAATCTCGAGAGAATTGAATAG
- the LOC116017120 gene encoding mitochondrial inner membrane protease subunit 1, whose product MISRFFRHINVNQWGLKAKEGFQQSLLFVKFLCILHVADRYVCSPILVYGPSMLPTLNLTGDVLLVEHVSPLLGKVGPGDVVLVRATDNPRKTITKRIMGMEGDYVTYLAEPGRSDRSITVKVPKGHVWIQGDNIYASKDSRQLGPIPYGLILGKVFYRVWPPEGFGSLAQEL is encoded by the exons ATGATATCCAGATTTTTCCGGCACATCAACGTTAACCAATGGGGATTGAAAGCTAAAGAAGGATTCCAACAATCCCTCTTATTCGTCAAGTTCCTCTGTATATTGCACGTCGCCGACCGATACGTCTGCTCCCCTATCCTC GTGTACGGCCCCAGCATGCTTCCGACGTTGAACTTGACCGGCGACGTGTTGCTCGTCGAGCACGTGTCCCCGTTGCTGGGGAAGGTGGGCCCCGGTGATGTCGTCCTAGTTCGCGCCACTGATAACCCTAGAAAGACTATCACCAAGCGCATTATGGGTATGGAGGGTGATTACGTCACTTATCTAGCTGAACCTGGACGCAGTGACCGCTCTATCACTGTAAAG GTGCCAAAGGGGCATGTTTGGATTCAAGGAGATAACATCTATGCATCCAAGGATTCAAGGCAACTTGGACCAATCCCATATGGTCTCATTCTGGGAAAAGTCTTCTATAGG GTATGGCCACCCGAAGGCTTTGGGTCTTTGGCACAAGAATTATAA